One genomic window of Polynucleobacter sp. HIN11 includes the following:
- the acs gene encoding acetate--CoA ligase produces MEPLMQENRIFNPPADFVKNAAISGMDAYKKLCAEAEKDYEGFWGRLAKENLYWKQVFTKVLDESKAPFYKWFEDGTTNASYNCLDRNLQNGNANKTAIIFESDDGKVTKVTYQELHDRVCQLANALRKRGIKKGDRVIIYMPMSVEGVIAMQACARIGATHSVVFGGFSAKSLQERIIDAGAVAVITADEQMRGGKALPLKTIVDEALSLGGCENIKNVIIYKRTGGNIPFKAGLDSWMHEVTANEAKTCDPEWVSAEHPLFILYTSGSTGKPKGVQHSTGGYLLWTILTMKWTFDIKPSDIFWCTADIGWVTGHSYIAYGPLAVGGTQIVFEGVPTFPNAGRFWEMIQKHKATIFYTAPTAIRSLIKASNTDPGVHPKNYDLSSLRLLGSVGEPINPEAWMWYYENIGGSRCPIADTFWQTETGGHMISPLPGATPMVPGSCTLPLPGIMAAIVDETGNDMPNGQGGILVVKRPWPSMIRTIWGDPDRFVKAYFPDEFGRKLYLAGDGAIRNKDTGYFTITGRIDDVLNVSGHRMGTMEIESTLVANPLVAEAAVVGRPDDMTGEAICAFVVLKGKRPEGEEAKKIATELRNWVGKEIGPIAKPKDVRFGDNLPKTRSGKIMRRLLRVIAKGEDITQDTSTLENPAILEQLKKSL; encoded by the coding sequence ATGGAACCATTAATGCAAGAAAACCGGATTTTTAATCCACCCGCTGATTTTGTAAAAAACGCCGCCATTTCAGGAATGGACGCTTACAAAAAGCTATGTGCTGAAGCAGAGAAAGATTACGAGGGATTTTGGGGGCGCTTGGCTAAAGAAAATCTCTATTGGAAGCAAGTGTTCACGAAAGTGCTCGATGAGTCTAAGGCGCCTTTTTATAAATGGTTTGAAGATGGTACTACCAATGCTTCATACAACTGCCTTGATCGTAATTTGCAAAATGGCAATGCGAATAAAACCGCCATCATTTTTGAGTCGGATGACGGTAAGGTAACAAAGGTTACCTATCAAGAGTTACACGATCGTGTTTGTCAGTTGGCAAATGCTTTGCGCAAGCGCGGGATTAAAAAGGGTGATCGCGTCATTATCTATATGCCAATGTCAGTCGAAGGCGTGATCGCAATGCAAGCCTGTGCTCGCATTGGTGCAACTCATTCCGTTGTGTTTGGCGGCTTCTCTGCTAAATCCCTGCAAGAGCGCATCATTGATGCAGGAGCGGTGGCAGTGATTACTGCCGATGAACAAATGCGGGGCGGTAAGGCCTTGCCTCTAAAAACGATTGTGGATGAAGCGCTATCACTGGGTGGTTGCGAGAACATTAAAAATGTCATCATTTACAAACGTACGGGCGGCAATATTCCCTTCAAGGCCGGCCTTGATTCGTGGATGCATGAAGTAACTGCCAATGAAGCAAAAACTTGTGATCCAGAGTGGGTGAGCGCTGAGCATCCTTTATTTATTTTGTACACCTCAGGATCAACCGGCAAGCCAAAGGGTGTGCAGCACTCCACCGGTGGTTATCTATTGTGGACCATCCTGACGATGAAGTGGACCTTTGACATCAAACCAAGCGATATCTTTTGGTGTACTGCGGATATTGGTTGGGTCACTGGGCACTCCTACATTGCTTACGGCCCATTAGCAGTTGGTGGAACACAAATCGTGTTTGAGGGTGTGCCTACATTCCCGAATGCCGGGCGTTTTTGGGAGATGATCCAAAAACATAAAGCGACGATTTTCTATACGGCACCTACGGCGATTCGTTCTTTAATCAAGGCGTCCAATACCGACCCAGGTGTGCATCCCAAAAATTACGATCTCAGCTCATTACGTCTGTTGGGATCAGTGGGTGAGCCGATTAATCCAGAGGCCTGGATGTGGTACTACGAGAACATTGGTGGCTCACGTTGTCCGATTGCCGATACCTTCTGGCAAACCGAAACCGGTGGTCATATGATTAGCCCGCTGCCCGGTGCAACCCCCATGGTTCCTGGCTCTTGCACCTTACCATTGCCCGGCATTATGGCTGCGATTGTGGATGAAACGGGTAACGACATGCCAAATGGGCAGGGCGGTATTTTGGTTGTGAAGCGTCCTTGGCCCTCGATGATCCGTACGATTTGGGGTGACCCTGACCGCTTTGTCAAAGCGTATTTTCCAGACGAGTTTGGGCGCAAACTTTATTTGGCGGGTGATGGCGCGATTCGGAATAAGGATACGGGCTACTTCACCATCACTGGCCGTATCGATGACGTTCTCAACGTTTCAGGCCATCGCATGGGGACCATGGAAATCGAATCCACCCTGGTTGCCAATCCTTTAGTGGCAGAAGCTGCTGTTGTAGGGCGCCCTGATGACATGACCGGTGAAGCGATTTGCGCTTTTGTGGTTCTCAAAGGCAAGAGGCCCGAGGGGGAGGAGGCCAAGAAGATTGCGACCGAGTTACGCAATTGGGTGGGCAAAGAGATTGGCCCGATTGCAAAACCGAAGGATGTGCGCTTTGGCGATAACCTACCAAAGACCCGCTCTGGAAAGATTATGCGCAGACTCTTACGCGTGATTGCCAAGGGTGAGGACATCACGCAGGATACCTCCACGCTTGAGAATCCAGCGATCTTGGAGCAATTAAAGAAGTCACTGTAA
- a CDS encoding fumarate hydratase, with the protein MPTIRQDDLIQSIADAFQFISYYHPRDFIQAMGRAYELEQGPAAKDAIAQILTNSKMCAEGKRPICQDTGIAVVFLKVGMNINWSGATMSVADMVNEGVRRAYMNPDNPLRGSVLLDPAGKRKNSGDNTPAVIHYEIVPGDELEVICAAKGGGSENKAKMVMLNPSDSIVEWVMKTVPTMGAGWCPPGILGIGIGGTPEKAALLAKESLMAPIDIQELIARGPKNRIDELRLEIYEKVNQLGIGAQGLGGLATVLDVKIMDYPTHAASLPVAMIPNCAATRHVHFHLDGNGPAHFDIPSLSDWPAVAWQPDTKQSKRIDVNALTPEEVASWKPGQTLLLNGKILTGRDAAHKRIADMLAKGESLPVSFKNRVIYYVGPVDPVRGEAVGPAGPTTATRMDKFTETMLGQTGLIAMIGKAERGPVAIESIKKHRSAYLMAVGGAAYLVSKAIAHAKVVAFQDLGMEAIYEFDVVDMPVTVAVDSQGISMHETGPREWQMKIGKIPVSVA; encoded by the coding sequence ATGCCTACGATACGCCAAGACGACCTGATTCAGAGCATTGCGGACGCTTTCCAGTTTATTTCCTACTACCATCCTCGGGATTTCATCCAAGCCATGGGGCGTGCTTACGAACTTGAACAAGGCCCAGCGGCAAAAGATGCGATTGCCCAAATTTTGACTAATAGCAAAATGTGCGCAGAGGGTAAGCGACCAATTTGTCAGGACACCGGCATTGCGGTGGTCTTTCTAAAGGTAGGCATGAACATCAATTGGAGCGGCGCCACCATGAGTGTTGCTGACATGGTCAATGAGGGTGTGCGGCGTGCTTACATGAATCCCGATAATCCATTGCGTGGCTCGGTTCTCTTAGACCCCGCAGGCAAGCGCAAAAACTCAGGTGATAACACGCCCGCAGTGATCCATTATGAGATCGTGCCAGGCGACGAACTTGAGGTGATCTGCGCAGCCAAAGGTGGCGGCTCTGAGAACAAAGCAAAAATGGTGATGCTCAATCCATCCGATTCAATCGTCGAATGGGTAATGAAGACTGTTCCCACGATGGGAGCTGGATGGTGCCCTCCCGGCATTCTTGGAATCGGAATTGGTGGCACACCTGAGAAAGCGGCTTTACTTGCGAAAGAGTCGTTAATGGCGCCCATTGATATTCAAGAGCTGATTGCGCGCGGACCCAAGAATCGCATTGATGAGTTACGCCTTGAAATCTATGAAAAGGTCAATCAATTAGGGATCGGTGCTCAAGGCCTTGGTGGATTAGCAACCGTTCTCGATGTGAAGATCATGGACTACCCCACGCACGCTGCCTCTTTACCAGTAGCAATGATTCCGAACTGTGCAGCAACACGCCATGTTCATTTTCATCTTGATGGTAACGGTCCAGCTCATTTTGATATCCCATCTCTAAGCGACTGGCCTGCTGTTGCTTGGCAACCTGATACCAAGCAATCCAAACGAATCGATGTCAATGCTTTAACACCCGAGGAAGTGGCCAGCTGGAAACCAGGTCAGACACTATTGCTTAATGGCAAGATTCTCACCGGCCGTGATGCGGCCCACAAACGCATTGCCGACATGTTGGCTAAAGGCGAGTCTTTACCTGTTAGCTTTAAAAATCGGGTGATCTATTACGTCGGTCCTGTTGACCCCGTGCGTGGTGAGGCGGTAGGTCCAGCAGGACCAACAACGGCCACTCGGATGGATAAATTTACCGAGACGATGTTAGGACAAACCGGCTTAATCGCTATGATTGGCAAAGCCGAGCGCGGCCCTGTAGCAATCGAGTCCATTAAGAAGCATCGCTCCGCATATCTGATGGCAGTGGGTGGCGCAGCCTATCTAGTATCCAAAGCAATTGCGCATGCAAAGGTGGTTGCATTCCAAGATTTAGGCATGGAGGCCATTTACGAATTCGATGTAGTCGATATGCCAGTGACTGTGGCAGTTGACTCTCAAGGGATCTCCATGCATGAAACGGGGCCCAGAGAATGGCAAATGAAAATTGGCAAGATTCCAGTGAGCGTCGCTTAA
- the murI gene encoding glutamate racemase — protein MATIGVFDSGVGGLSILDEALKQLPRHHYIYLADSANAPYGEKSASWIAKRSLQMCRYLVDQGCDAIVVACNTATAEAIAQIRSELQIPIIGVEPGIKPAAMQSQNGVVGVLATEATLNSDKFNALLATLPSHCRFIKQAGAGLVPLIEDGQIESPAMHTLLQTHLKGIVEAQADTLVLGCTHYPFLKNQIRELIGASMTIVDTSDAVVRQLSRQLLQHGLAEETGLASLKLLSTANADTLKAMAARLLQTPLSLRSVDKQSLMI, from the coding sequence TTGGCAACGATCGGTGTATTTGATTCTGGGGTTGGCGGCTTATCCATTTTGGATGAGGCGCTCAAGCAACTACCCCGGCATCATTACATTTACCTAGCCGATTCTGCCAATGCGCCCTATGGAGAAAAATCCGCCTCTTGGATTGCCAAGCGCAGTTTGCAGATGTGTCGCTATTTGGTTGATCAAGGTTGCGATGCCATTGTGGTGGCATGTAATACCGCAACAGCAGAAGCGATTGCTCAAATCCGCTCCGAGCTTCAAATACCCATTATTGGTGTGGAGCCCGGCATCAAACCAGCAGCGATGCAATCCCAAAATGGTGTTGTGGGTGTGCTTGCAACTGAGGCAACCCTCAATAGCGACAAGTTCAATGCGCTCTTAGCTACATTACCAAGTCACTGTCGCTTTATTAAGCAAGCAGGCGCCGGCTTAGTGCCGCTCATTGAGGATGGACAAATTGAATCTCCAGCCATGCATACTCTATTGCAAACACATCTCAAAGGGATCGTGGAGGCACAAGCAGACACCTTGGTTCTGGGTTGTACGCATTACCCTTTTCTGAAAAACCAGATTAGGGAACTCATTGGTGCATCCATGACCATCGTCGACACCAGCGACGCCGTAGTACGTCAGTTGAGTCGACAGCTTCTGCAGCATGGCCTAGCTGAAGAAACAGGGCTTGCCTCATTAAAGTTGCTGAGTACTGCAAATGCGGATACATTAAAGGCCATGGCAGCGCGTTTATTGCAAACTCCTCTGTCACTCCGTAGCGTCGATAAACAATCATTGATGATTTGA
- a CDS encoding energy transducer TonB, which produces MASSSAHWHLPFSRDERIIIALVILAHLSLVIPFQFGLSPKPPDYQNDERVMANLLAPEAPQAPAKTAAPPAPKVPVEAPKPTPKPQPKKLEKTEAPAPSPAPAPKVAAAAETPPTKAADSSQTANVAPPTSGGGVSGTPIQTDIGKLVVVYQPDADPYYPSFSKRAGEQGEVVVRLIISESGEVEEARLLQSSSYPRLDRAAMEIGKRYRFKPYTINGSPTKISTNLLIKFNLKSP; this is translated from the coding sequence ATGGCCTCAAGTTCCGCACATTGGCACCTCCCCTTCTCACGGGATGAGCGCATCATCATTGCTCTGGTTATTCTGGCGCACTTGTCATTAGTCATTCCCTTTCAATTTGGTTTAAGTCCCAAGCCGCCGGATTATCAAAATGACGAACGGGTCATGGCAAATCTTCTAGCTCCAGAGGCGCCGCAAGCGCCGGCCAAAACTGCCGCACCCCCAGCCCCTAAGGTTCCAGTTGAGGCGCCCAAACCAACTCCCAAGCCGCAACCCAAAAAACTGGAGAAGACCGAGGCACCCGCACCAAGCCCAGCACCCGCACCAAAGGTAGCAGCTGCAGCAGAAACTCCGCCCACCAAGGCTGCCGATAGCTCCCAAACAGCAAATGTTGCACCCCCCACTTCAGGCGGCGGTGTTAGCGGCACCCCCATCCAAACGGATATTGGCAAATTGGTGGTGGTCTATCAACCCGACGCCGATCCCTATTACCCTTCATTCTCAAAGCGAGCGGGCGAGCAAGGCGAAGTGGTGGTTAGGCTCATCATTAGCGAGTCCGGTGAAGTGGAAGAAGCCCGACTACTGCAGTCTAGCTCCTATCCCAGGCTTGATCGAGCCGCAATGGAAATTGGCAAGCGCTATCGTTTTAAACCGTACACCATTAACGGCAGTCCCACTAAAATCTCAACCAATCTATTAATTAAATTCAACCTAAAGAGTCCCTAA
- a CDS encoding MotA/TolQ/ExbB proton channel family protein, translated as MNNAFGLHHLWTQGDFVTHFVALLLLFMSIVTWVILISRLWGLRNIKRLKGELDSFWRARSFDEGLNSLSNHAINPFFIVAKTGNEASAHHQNQSASHRELFQTLNYSEWMARSLKNGVDASTAQLQKGLTFLASTGATAPFIGLFGTVWGIYHALIAISSSGSAQIDQVAGPIGEALIMTAFGLAVAIPAVLGYNTINRTNRLVVADLNRFANDLLAYFVTGARVAQKD; from the coding sequence ATGAACAACGCGTTTGGCCTTCACCATCTCTGGACCCAAGGGGACTTTGTCACTCACTTTGTGGCTCTTTTACTTTTATTTATGTCGATCGTGACCTGGGTCATTTTGATCAGTCGACTATGGGGTTTGCGCAATATCAAACGCCTCAAAGGTGAACTAGATTCCTTTTGGCGAGCTCGCTCCTTTGATGAGGGACTCAATAGCTTGAGTAATCATGCGATCAATCCTTTCTTTATTGTTGCAAAGACTGGTAACGAAGCTTCGGCGCATCATCAGAACCAAAGTGCTAGTCATCGCGAACTCTTCCAGACCCTTAATTACTCCGAGTGGATGGCGCGCAGTTTAAAAAATGGGGTTGATGCCTCAACGGCTCAGTTACAAAAAGGATTAACTTTTTTAGCATCCACCGGTGCAACCGCACCATTTATTGGCTTGTTCGGGACAGTCTGGGGAATCTATCATGCCCTAATCGCCATTAGCAGCTCTGGGAGCGCACAGATCGATCAAGTCGCCGGTCCGATTGGTGAGGCACTCATCATGACCGCTTTTGGTCTTGCCGTTGCGATTCCAGCAGTGCTTGGCTACAACACGATCAATCGGACTAATCGCTTAGTGGTTGCAGATCTCAATCGCTTTGCCAACGATCTTTTAGCCTACTTTGTCACTGGTGCACGCGTTGCCCAGAAAGATTAA
- a CDS encoding ExbD/TolR family protein, with the protein MSFSNPSNDQQEDGMMAEINMTPMVDVMLVLLIIFMITLPVVQQAVKVELPKANSVRNEVKPESVQLTIDSKGQIFWNSTPIDLATFTAYADKAAKKDPQPEINLRADKSVRYDAVAQVLAASRRAGLTKLGFVTEPD; encoded by the coding sequence ATGTCCTTTAGCAATCCCTCAAATGATCAGCAAGAAGACGGCATGATGGCCGAGATCAATATGACGCCGATGGTGGACGTCATGCTGGTTTTGCTTATCATTTTTATGATCACCCTACCAGTCGTCCAGCAAGCGGTGAAGGTCGAACTTCCCAAGGCCAATAGTGTGCGTAATGAAGTAAAGCCAGAGTCGGTGCAACTAACCATTGATAGCAAAGGTCAAATCTTTTGGAATAGCACACCGATCGACCTGGCAACCTTTACCGCATATGCTGACAAGGCTGCCAAGAAAGATCCCCAACCCGAGATCAACTTACGGGCTGATAAATCCGTACGTTACGATGCGGTGGCTCAAGTACTTGCCGCGTCACGGCGTGCAGGTTTAACAAAATTAGGCTTCGTAACCGAGCCGGATTAA
- a CDS encoding phospholipase D family nuclease, whose amino-acid sequence MKKYILFLLSTLFLAQTVWANPEPAKNTRELAKGDAPMTAEVLAVFFTPPTGAARGLIRYLDGAKKSVQVMTYSFTYLEIAEALARAAKRGVEVQVIQDGPTAANNFDVIPVLLKGGVSVRGNKAHRIFHHKVMIIDGEIVVTGSYNFTNSAEKSNAENMIILRSTPLAQQYYKNFISHWERSYPITTPPERKTAKPN is encoded by the coding sequence ATGAAAAAATACATTCTCTTTCTTCTCAGTACGCTTTTCCTAGCCCAAACGGTTTGGGCGAATCCAGAGCCAGCTAAAAATACTCGAGAGCTAGCAAAGGGGGATGCGCCCATGACTGCAGAGGTATTGGCAGTCTTTTTTACTCCTCCGACGGGAGCGGCGCGTGGATTAATTCGTTATTTAGATGGCGCCAAGAAAAGCGTTCAGGTGATGACCTATAGCTTTACTTATCTAGAGATTGCAGAAGCGCTTGCTAGGGCAGCCAAACGCGGTGTGGAAGTGCAGGTGATTCAGGATGGGCCAACTGCAGCAAATAACTTTGATGTGATCCCGGTATTGCTGAAAGGAGGCGTCTCAGTGCGAGGCAATAAAGCCCACCGTATTTTTCATCATAAGGTGATGATTATCGATGGCGAGATTGTCGTAACCGGGAGTTATAACTTCACGAATAGTGCCGAGAAAAGCAATGCCGAGAACATGATCATTTTGCGCTCAACCCCCTTAGCGCAGCAGTATTACAAAAACTTTATCTCGCATTGGGAGCGCAGTTATCCAATTACCACCCCGCCTGAGCGCAAGACAGCTAAACCTAATTAA
- a CDS encoding formylglycine-generating enzyme family protein — protein sequence MKSTIPSLEVHGILWDQHEMTIGEVKRYAAATGFQSAAEKAGGGTSYELGFVKKPGWTWRTPYGVVAGDNEPAVHLNAFEAQAICEFFGKRLPTDREWVEAAFLEQRKAPPAGFQRGQRYPYPNGSTPKGSHCLSSACGNYKGLAPAGSLLRGDGHVAAGATQAGVNGLFDMGGNVWEWTSTKVNNERITRGASWWYGPEQQMEGNVATKPENTVVVYIGFRCVRNP from the coding sequence GTGAAATCAACCATCCCGAGTCTTGAGGTCCATGGCATTCTTTGGGATCAGCATGAGATGACGATTGGCGAAGTCAAACGCTATGCCGCTGCAACCGGATTTCAAAGCGCAGCTGAGAAGGCCGGTGGTGGCACTTCATATGAATTGGGCTTTGTGAAAAAACCTGGCTGGACTTGGCGTACGCCTTATGGAGTAGTAGCTGGAGATAATGAACCCGCTGTTCACCTCAACGCCTTTGAGGCCCAAGCGATCTGCGAGTTTTTTGGCAAACGCTTACCCACCGATAGAGAATGGGTTGAGGCTGCCTTCTTAGAGCAACGTAAAGCCCCGCCGGCAGGTTTTCAGCGGGGGCAACGTTACCCCTACCCAAATGGCAGCACCCCGAAGGGCTCCCATTGCTTAAGTTCAGCCTGTGGAAACTATAAAGGCTTGGCCCCGGCAGGAAGTTTGCTCCGTGGCGACGGTCATGTGGCCGCCGGCGCTACCCAAGCAGGCGTCAATGGGCTCTTTGATATGGGTGGCAATGTATGGGAATGGACGTCAACTAAAGTTAACAATGAGCGCATTACCCGCGGGGCATCGTGGTGGTACGGACCAGAACAACAAATGGAGGGGAATGTGGCAACCAAGCCTGAGAACACAGTGGTGGTCTACATTGGATTTCGCTGCGTCCGAAATCCATAA
- a CDS encoding TRAP transporter substrate-binding protein codes for MSETKKQAPRRKFLKGAAVGSAGAAALSFPMISQGQGATQTFRFQSTWPAKDIFHEYALDFAKKVNDMTGGELKIEVLPAGAVVPAFGLLDAVSKGTLDGGHGVVAYHYGKNSALALWGSGPSFGMDANMLLAWHKYGGGQQFLEELYKTVGANVKSYVYGPMPSQPLGWFKKPITKAEDLKGLKYRTVGIAIDMFTAMGASVNALPGGEIIPAMDRGLLDAAEFNNASSDRQLGFPDVSKICMLQSYHQNAEQFEILFNGTKYNALPAKLRAVLDYAVDAASADMSWKAVDRYSSAYEEMQTKQGVKFYKTPDSVLRTQLKVFDDVVAKKSAENPLFKKIVDSQRAFAKRSVKWDLDTTTGRRMAYDHYFGQPAAPAKKA; via the coding sequence ATGTCCGAAACCAAAAAACAAGCACCACGCCGTAAATTTTTAAAAGGTGCAGCAGTCGGTAGTGCTGGAGCAGCAGCCCTTAGCTTCCCAATGATCTCTCAAGGTCAGGGAGCAACCCAAACCTTCCGCTTCCAATCCACTTGGCCTGCGAAAGATATTTTCCACGAGTATGCACTCGACTTCGCTAAGAAAGTAAATGACATGACTGGTGGCGAACTCAAGATTGAGGTTCTGCCTGCTGGTGCTGTTGTTCCTGCATTCGGTCTTCTCGATGCAGTATCAAAGGGTACATTAGATGGTGGTCACGGTGTGGTTGCTTATCACTATGGTAAGAACTCTGCACTAGCCCTATGGGGATCAGGACCCTCCTTTGGTATGGATGCGAACATGCTGCTTGCATGGCACAAATACGGCGGCGGCCAACAGTTCCTCGAGGAGCTCTACAAGACCGTGGGCGCAAACGTCAAGTCCTATGTCTACGGACCAATGCCTTCGCAACCTCTTGGTTGGTTCAAAAAGCCAATCACCAAAGCGGAAGATCTCAAAGGCCTCAAGTACCGTACCGTCGGTATTGCGATTGACATGTTCACCGCGATGGGCGCTTCCGTGAATGCCCTACCCGGTGGCGAAATTATTCCAGCGATGGATCGTGGCCTATTGGATGCTGCTGAGTTCAACAATGCCTCCTCTGACCGTCAATTAGGTTTCCCAGACGTTTCGAAGATCTGCATGTTGCAAAGCTACCATCAGAATGCCGAGCAATTTGAGATTCTCTTTAACGGCACCAAGTACAACGCCCTTCCAGCAAAACTTCGCGCCGTCCTCGACTATGCGGTAGATGCTGCATCTGCAGATATGTCATGGAAGGCTGTGGATCGCTACTCATCCGCTTACGAGGAAATGCAAACCAAGCAAGGTGTTAAGTTCTACAAGACCCCTGACTCGGTATTGCGTACCCAGTTGAAGGTATTTGATGATGTGGTTGCCAAGAAATCCGCTGAGAATCCACTCTTTAAGAAGATTGTCGACTCACAGCGCGCCTTTGCAAAACGCTCCGTTAAGTGGGATCTCGATACCACAACCGGTCGTCGCATGGCGTATGACCACTACTTTGGCCAGCCAGCAGCTCCTGCTAAAAAGGCCTAA
- a CDS encoding TRAP transporter small permease subunit: MQNLFLTVDKVSTFIGHCFSWLVVSLTALIGFEVFSRYVLNSPNPWAFDAQIMMYGTMFMMAGAYTLAKNGHVRGDILYGFLKPRTQAIFDLILYIVFFIPGVIALAYAGYGYAADSWRILEHSSITADGPPIYPFKTIIPIAGVVLLIQGIIEILRCVVCIKEGEWPSREQDVEEVDVDALKAMVGKDKE, encoded by the coding sequence ATGCAAAACCTTTTTTTAACCGTTGACAAAGTCTCAACATTTATTGGTCATTGCTTTTCTTGGCTGGTCGTTAGTTTGACTGCTCTGATTGGCTTTGAGGTATTTTCCCGATATGTACTGAATAGCCCCAATCCTTGGGCATTTGATGCCCAAATCATGATGTACGGCACCATGTTCATGATGGCGGGCGCTTATACCTTGGCAAAAAATGGGCACGTTCGTGGCGACATCTTGTACGGCTTTTTAAAGCCCCGCACTCAAGCGATTTTTGATCTCATTCTGTATATTGTGTTCTTCATTCCAGGCGTGATTGCTCTTGCCTACGCTGGTTATGGTTACGCTGCCGACTCGTGGCGAATTTTGGAACACTCATCTATTACTGCAGATGGCCCTCCCATCTACCCTTTTAAAACAATTATCCCGATCGCCGGTGTAGTACTTCTCATTCAGGGCATTATTGAAATCTTACGCTGTGTGGTTTGCATCAAAGAGGGTGAGTGGCCCTCGCGTGAGCAGGACGTTGAGGAAGTCGACGTTGATGCACTCAAAGCGATGGTTGGCAAGGATAAGGAATAA